A genomic segment from Cyanobium sp. NIES-981 encodes:
- a CDS encoding cation diffusion facilitator family transporter, which produces MVSPGHRHPDSAPFRWSVLLNTGLVVVQLVVGFGFGSLALIGDALHNVGDVLGLALGWAAERLALRPASRRFTYGYRRSTQFASLANGALVLAAGGVVVVEGVQRLGRPAAIQPEPVAWAALAGLVINLASARLFGHGHQHDLNRRAAVLHLLTDAAVSAAVLLSALLIQLTGWSRLDALAAIGVGLAVLWSGWGLLLESGALLLDAVPRGVDLAAIEAALLSLEGVERVHHLHVWSMSTSAVALTAHLQRDPARLADRELLRQARHRLQQLGVGHTTLQLETDEEDPGGEQC; this is translated from the coding sequence TTGGTTAGCCCCGGCCACCGTCACCCTGACAGCGCCCCGTTCCGCTGGAGCGTGCTGCTCAACACCGGCCTGGTGGTGGTGCAGCTGGTGGTGGGCTTCGGCTTCGGCTCCCTGGCCCTGATCGGAGATGCCCTGCACAACGTGGGGGATGTGCTGGGGCTGGCCCTGGGCTGGGCCGCCGAGCGGCTGGCCCTGCGGCCGGCCAGCAGGCGCTTCACCTACGGCTACCGGCGCAGCACCCAGTTCGCCTCCCTCGCCAATGGCGCCCTGGTGCTGGCGGCTGGCGGGGTGGTGGTGGTGGAGGGGGTGCAGCGGCTGGGACGGCCTGCCGCGATCCAGCCGGAACCGGTGGCCTGGGCGGCCCTGGCCGGTCTGGTGATCAACCTGGCCTCAGCCCGGCTGTTCGGCCACGGCCATCAGCACGACCTCAACCGCCGGGCCGCGGTGCTGCACCTGCTCACCGATGCGGCGGTGTCGGCGGCGGTGCTGCTCAGCGCGCTTCTGATCCAGCTCACGGGCTGGAGCCGGCTGGACGCCCTGGCGGCGATCGGGGTGGGCCTGGCCGTGCTGTGGAGCGGCTGGGGTCTGCTGCTGGAATCCGGGGCGTTGCTGCTCGATGCCGTGCCACGCGGTGTGGATCTGGCGGCGATCGAGGCGGCTCTGCTCTCGCTGGAGGGGGTGGAGCGGGTGCATCACCTGCATGTCTGGAGCATGAGCACCTCGGCGGTGGCGCTCACCGCCCACCTGCAGCGGGACCCGGCGCGGCTGGCGGACCGGGAGCTGCTGCGGCAGGCCCGCCACCGGCTGCAGCAGCTGGGCGTGGGGCACACCACCCTGCAGCTGGAAACCGACGAGGAGGATCCCGGTGGGGAGCAGTGCTGA
- the nrdJ gene encoding ribonucleoside-triphosphate reductase, adenosylcobalamin-dependent → MTLTPTRAGASDQAPSVHEPAGATEPGATASRSLSGGFPATAPAANPVFYRTYSRKTAAGRESWHSVAERNLEGLRQLGRLNDSEVQLLRRMQLEQKSLPSGRWLWIGGTPWIARQENFSGAYNCTSTNLVDWEAFGLMMDLAMMGCGTGAIIEPRLIDRLPVVRNRLEITGVTDIGATPAGQRQQGTTHTIDGATVAVKVGDTRRGWVDSYQLLLELSSDERFDAATPIRVSVDLSDVRPVGETLKGFGGMANPVKLKDLYGRVAQILNRAQGRQLSSVECCLLIDEAAVTIVAGNIRRSAGMRQFAADDALAASAKDNLWQQDDAGNWSIDPERDALRMANHTRVFHSRPSRETVLEAVTKQFQSGEGAIQFAPEAIARSNADLLPTVELREEFVGIYCDQGREQAGAWLKLHHPGLEPDELEHRLGRYGLNPCGEILGADFHCNLAEVHLNQIHPTDFQAQEEAFRAGAIAVACLLNHEFEVERYRQSRAWDPIVGVSFTGLFDFFVHAFGTPWLRWWEAGRPDSEEGRAFKAREADYLQRWKRIVHEAVWEYCDRHNIRRPNRCTTVQPAGTKSLLTGASPGWHPPKAQRFIRRITFRKNDPVALACLDYGYAIVPSQSDKDELGRLLDDPFDPRCTEWLVEIPTEVSWANIPGADAVEINNFSALAQFDFYMQVQRHYTAHNTSATIEFRENEIEPLAHRIHEAIEEGFGYISAALLARFDANATFPRLPFEPIDLATYQRLNAEVEARRRTADFFEALQRYDGGELQEAGPAGCDSDKCLLPLAKR, encoded by the coding sequence GTGACCCTCACCCCCACGCGTGCCGGTGCCAGCGATCAGGCTCCATCCGTCCACGAGCCCGCCGGGGCCACGGAGCCTGGGGCCACGGCGTCGAGGTCCCTGAGCGGCGGTTTCCCGGCCACAGCTCCCGCCGCCAACCCCGTCTTCTACCGCACCTATTCCCGCAAGACCGCGGCCGGGCGCGAGAGCTGGCATTCGGTGGCGGAGCGCAATCTGGAGGGTCTGCGCCAGCTGGGCCGTCTGAACGACTCGGAGGTGCAGCTGCTGCGCCGCATGCAGCTGGAGCAGAAGTCGCTGCCTTCGGGCCGGTGGCTCTGGATCGGCGGAACTCCCTGGATTGCCCGGCAGGAGAACTTCAGCGGCGCCTACAACTGCACCTCCACCAACCTGGTGGACTGGGAGGCCTTCGGGCTGATGATGGACCTGGCGATGATGGGCTGCGGCACCGGCGCCATCATCGAGCCGCGCCTCATCGACCGTCTGCCGGTTGTGCGCAACCGGCTGGAGATCACCGGAGTCACCGATATCGGCGCCACCCCGGCCGGCCAGCGCCAGCAGGGCACCACCCACACCATTGACGGCGCGACCGTGGCCGTGAAGGTGGGCGACACCCGCCGCGGCTGGGTGGACAGCTACCAGCTGCTGCTGGAGCTGAGCAGCGATGAACGCTTCGATGCCGCCACGCCGATCCGGGTGAGCGTGGATCTCTCCGACGTGCGGCCGGTGGGCGAGACCCTCAAGGGCTTCGGGGGCATGGCCAATCCCGTGAAGCTCAAAGACCTCTACGGCCGCGTCGCCCAGATTCTCAACAGGGCCCAGGGACGGCAGCTCAGCTCGGTGGAGTGCTGCCTGCTGATCGATGAGGCAGCGGTGACCATCGTGGCCGGCAACATCCGCCGCAGCGCCGGCATGCGCCAGTTCGCCGCCGATGACGCGCTGGCGGCCAGCGCCAAGGACAACCTCTGGCAGCAGGATGACGCGGGCAACTGGAGCATCGACCCGGAGCGCGACGCGCTGCGGATGGCCAACCACACCCGCGTGTTCCACAGCCGTCCCAGCCGGGAGACGGTGCTCGAGGCCGTCACCAAGCAGTTCCAGAGCGGTGAGGGGGCCATCCAGTTCGCACCCGAAGCGATCGCCCGCTCCAATGCCGACCTCCTCCCCACCGTTGAACTGCGCGAGGAGTTCGTGGGGATCTACTGCGACCAGGGCCGCGAGCAGGCCGGTGCCTGGCTGAAGCTGCACCACCCGGGCCTCGAGCCCGATGAGCTGGAGCACCGGCTGGGCCGCTACGGGCTCAACCCCTGCGGTGAGATTCTGGGCGCCGACTTCCACTGCAACCTGGCCGAGGTCCACCTCAATCAGATCCACCCCACAGACTTCCAGGCCCAGGAGGAAGCCTTCCGTGCCGGCGCCATTGCCGTGGCGTGCCTGCTGAATCACGAGTTTGAAGTGGAGCGGTACCGGCAGAGCCGGGCCTGGGATCCGATCGTGGGGGTGAGCTTCACCGGCCTGTTCGACTTCTTCGTGCATGCCTTCGGCACCCCGTGGCTGCGCTGGTGGGAAGCCGGCCGGCCGGATTCGGAGGAGGGCCGGGCCTTCAAGGCGCGCGAAGCCGACTACCTGCAGCGCTGGAAGCGCATCGTGCACGAGGCGGTCTGGGAGTACTGCGACCGCCACAACATCCGCCGGCCCAACCGCTGCACCACCGTGCAGCCTGCTGGAACCAAGAGCCTGCTCACCGGCGCCTCACCCGGCTGGCATCCGCCCAAGGCCCAGCGTTTCATCCGCCGCATCACCTTCCGCAAGAACGATCCGGTGGCTCTGGCCTGCCTGGATTACGGCTACGCCATCGTGCCCTCCCAGTCCGACAAGGACGAGCTGGGGCGGCTGCTGGATGACCCCTTCGATCCCCGCTGCACCGAGTGGTTGGTGGAGATCCCCACCGAGGTGAGCTGGGCCAACATCCCGGGCGCCGATGCCGTGGAGATCAACAACTTCTCCGCCCTGGCCCAGTTCGACTTCTACATGCAGGTGCAGCGGCACTACACGGCCCACAACACCAGCGCCACGATTGAGTTCCGCGAGAACGAGATCGAACCGCTGGCTCACCGGATCCACGAGGCGATCGAGGAGGGGTTCGGCTACATCTCGGCGGCGCTGCTGGCCCGCTTCGATGCCAACGCCACGTTCCCGCGGCTGCCGTTCGAGCCGATCGACCTGGCCACCTACCAACGGCTGAACGCCGAAGTGGAAGCCCGCCGGCGTACCGCCGACTTCTTCGAAGCCCTGCAGCGCTATGACGGTGGAGAGCTGCAGGAGGCCGGCCCAGCCGGATGCGACTCCGACAAGTGTCTGCTGCCCCTGGCCAAACGCTGA
- a CDS encoding response regulator transcription factor: protein MRARLLVVEDDETIRETLQEALELEGFSVTACANGRDALNALQPGGKPQSGRGEPAAPYALVVLDLMLPGLGGLDVCRALRAASNFTPILVVSARDSETDRVLGLEVGADDYLVKPFGMRELVARCRALLRRSGSQGTVEKVLEHANLKLYQDECRVTRDGLPVNLSPKEYRLLELFMQHPRRVWSRDKLLEHVWGVDYFGDSKTVDVHIRWLREKLEEEPSSPQHLVTVRGFGYRFG from the coding sequence ATGCGTGCGCGCCTCCTGGTCGTCGAAGACGACGAGACCATCCGCGAGACCCTGCAGGAAGCCCTGGAGCTGGAGGGGTTCAGCGTCACGGCCTGCGCCAACGGCCGCGATGCCCTCAACGCCCTGCAGCCCGGCGGCAAGCCCCAGTCCGGCAGGGGGGAGCCCGCCGCGCCCTACGCCCTGGTGGTGCTCGACCTGATGCTGCCAGGCCTGGGGGGACTGGATGTGTGCCGGGCGCTGCGCGCGGCCAGCAATTTCACGCCGATCCTGGTGGTGAGCGCCCGGGACAGCGAGACCGACAGGGTGCTGGGCCTGGAGGTGGGGGCCGACGACTACCTGGTGAAACCCTTCGGCATGCGGGAGCTGGTGGCCCGCTGCCGGGCCCTGCTGCGCCGCAGCGGCAGCCAGGGCACCGTGGAGAAGGTGCTCGAACACGCCAACCTGAAGCTCTACCAGGACGAATGCCGGGTGACCCGCGACGGGTTGCCGGTGAACCTCTCCCCGAAGGAATACCGCCTGCTGGAGCTGTTCATGCAGCACCCCCGTCGCGTCTGGAGCCGCGACAAGCTGCTGGAGCACGTGTGGGGCGTGGACTACTTCGGCGACAGCAAGACGGTGGATGTGCACATCCGCTGGCTGCGGGAAAAACTGGAGGAGGAACCCTCCTCCCCCCAGCACCTGGTCACCGTGCGTGGATTCGGCTACCGCTTTGGCTGA
- a CDS encoding peptide chain release factor 3 translates to MASTTPTAGGAATTSSTTSSTASPNPSQTGIGSASSVSAELAALAEAVGRRRNFAIISHPDAGKTTLTEKLLLYGGAIQQAGAVKAKGEQRKVTSDWMELEKQRGISITSTVLQFDYAGSTINLLDTPGHQDFSEDTYRTLAAADNAVMLEDAAKGLEPQTRKLFEVCRLRRIPIFTFINKMDRPGRDPLELLDEIEQELGLACWPVNWPIGSGDRFRGVIDRRSHAVILFQRAERGRASEEKVLSVEEARSSGAVEPELLEAALEELELLEGAGAELDLERVHAGELSPVFFGSAMTNFGVRPFLDAFLELAQKPTPRASSAGAIDPIGPGFSGFVFKLQANMDPRHRDRVAFVRVCSGRFEKDMTVQHARTGKAIRLSRPQKLFGQDREVVDDAYPGDVIGLNNPGMFAIGDTLYLGPKVEYEGIPCFSPEIFAWLRNPNPSAFKSFRKGVNELREEGAVQILYDTDQSKRDPILAAVGQLQLEVVQYRLENEYGVKTRLEPMGFTVARWVSGGWPALESVGRIFNCKTVRDAWDRPVLLFKNEWNLNQLQEDHPDLLLSAVAPVVSGVEPISL, encoded by the coding sequence ATGGCCAGCACGACTCCCACCGCCGGTGGCGCCGCCACCACCAGCTCCACCACCAGCTCCACCGCCAGCCCCAATCCCAGCCAGACCGGCATCGGGAGCGCCTCGAGCGTGTCTGCCGAGCTGGCGGCGCTGGCCGAGGCGGTGGGCCGGCGCCGCAACTTCGCGATCATCTCCCACCCCGACGCGGGCAAGACCACCCTCACCGAGAAGCTGCTGCTCTACGGCGGTGCCATCCAGCAGGCCGGTGCGGTGAAGGCCAAGGGCGAGCAGCGCAAGGTGACCTCCGACTGGATGGAGCTGGAGAAGCAGCGGGGCATCTCGATCACCTCCACCGTGCTGCAGTTCGACTACGCCGGCAGCACCATCAACCTGCTGGACACCCCCGGCCACCAGGACTTCTCCGAAGACACCTACCGCACCCTCGCCGCCGCCGACAACGCGGTGATGCTGGAGGACGCGGCCAAGGGCCTCGAACCCCAGACCCGCAAGCTGTTCGAGGTGTGCCGCCTGCGGCGCATCCCGATCTTCACCTTCATCAACAAGATGGACCGGCCGGGGCGGGACCCCCTGGAGCTGCTCGATGAGATCGAGCAGGAGCTGGGCCTGGCCTGCTGGCCTGTGAACTGGCCGATCGGCAGCGGCGACCGCTTCCGCGGCGTGATCGACCGGCGCAGCCACGCCGTGATCCTGTTCCAGCGGGCCGAGCGGGGCCGGGCGTCGGAGGAGAAGGTGCTGAGCGTGGAGGAGGCCCGCAGCTCCGGCGCCGTGGAGCCCGAGCTGCTGGAGGCGGCCCTCGAGGAACTGGAGCTGCTGGAGGGGGCCGGCGCCGAGCTCGATCTGGAGCGGGTGCATGCGGGCGAGCTGAGCCCGGTGTTCTTCGGCTCGGCGATGACCAACTTCGGTGTGCGTCCCTTCCTCGATGCCTTCCTGGAGCTGGCCCAGAAGCCCACGCCCCGGGCCAGCAGCGCTGGAGCGATCGATCCGATCGGACCAGGTTTCAGCGGCTTCGTGTTCAAGCTGCAGGCCAACATGGATCCCCGTCACCGCGACCGGGTGGCCTTCGTGCGGGTGTGCTCCGGCAGATTCGAGAAGGACATGACGGTGCAGCATGCGCGCACCGGCAAGGCGATCCGCCTGTCGCGGCCCCAGAAGCTGTTCGGCCAGGACCGGGAGGTGGTGGACGATGCCTACCCCGGTGATGTGATCGGCCTGAACAACCCGGGCATGTTTGCGATCGGGGACACCCTCTACCTGGGGCCGAAGGTGGAATACGAGGGCATTCCCTGCTTCTCGCCCGAGATCTTCGCCTGGTTGCGCAATCCCAACCCCTCGGCCTTCAAGAGCTTCCGCAAGGGGGTGAATGAACTGCGCGAGGAGGGGGCCGTGCAGATTCTCTACGACACCGACCAGAGCAAACGCGATCCGATCCTCGCCGCCGTGGGCCAGCTGCAACTGGAGGTGGTGCAGTACCGGCTCGAGAACGAATACGGCGTGAAGACCCGGCTGGAGCCGATGGGCTTCACGGTGGCCCGCTGGGTGAGTGGCGGCTGGCCGGCCCTGGAGTCGGTGGGGCGGATCTTCAACTGCAAGACCGTGCGCGATGCCTGGGACCGCCCGGTGCTGCTCTTCAAGAATGAGTGGAATCTCAATCAGCTCCAGGAGGACCACCCGGACCTGCTCCTCAGCGCCGTGGCTCCGGTGGTGAGCGGGGTCGAACCGATCAGCCTCTGA
- a CDS encoding Crp/Fnr family transcriptional regulator — MVFTPSEATNQRDGFRILLEDSYARRQLVHLPAGSRVPLLRRSVWVVVRGMVKLSTISFQGDALMLGLAGSNEPFGDPLSSQPSYEATTMVDSDLLCLSCDEVLAAPHLAIGLLQGLAARYRQSEAMLALLGLRRIEDRLRGFLELLAEEYGQPCDQGLRLPLRLTHHDLASALSTTRVTITRELGQLRSSGWLTLDGERHLVLAHQPLG; from the coding sequence ATGGTGTTCACGCCCTCCGAGGCCACGAACCAGCGCGACGGGTTCAGGATCCTGCTCGAGGACAGCTATGCCCGGCGCCAGCTGGTGCACCTGCCCGCCGGCAGCAGGGTGCCGCTGCTGCGCCGCAGCGTGTGGGTGGTGGTGCGGGGCATGGTGAAGCTGAGCACCATCTCGTTCCAGGGGGATGCCCTGATGCTGGGGCTCGCCGGATCGAACGAGCCCTTCGGCGATCCCCTCAGCAGCCAGCCCAGCTACGAGGCCACCACGATGGTGGACAGCGACCTGCTCTGCCTCAGCTGTGACGAGGTGCTGGCCGCCCCCCACCTCGCCATCGGGCTGCTGCAGGGTCTGGCCGCGCGCTACCGGCAGAGCGAGGCGATGCTCGCCCTGCTCGGCCTGCGCCGCATCGAAGATCGGCTGCGGGGCTTTCTGGAACTGCTGGCCGAGGAGTACGGCCAGCCCTGCGACCAGGGGCTGCGGCTGCCGCTGCGGCTCACCCACCACGACCTGGCCAGCGCCCTGAGCACCACCCGCGTCACCATCACCCGGGAGCTGGGACAGCTGCGCAGCAGCGGCTGGCTCACGCTGGATGGCGAGCGTCATCTGGTGCTGGCGCACCAGCCCCTGGGCTGA
- a CDS encoding DUF3038 domain-containing protein, with product MSEAAAPPASLRSPAEARLPRRGLERLDLLLLAVEALDLNGGEAMVWMSEQMGFTGLFPNRVELWKRRCYNPLRRTTRRGELDPAETDALIRILCALADRLYPLLRALLSSSDPPEVVAKRWELFQGRLAALLRERMNPRRVGVQRLLDPELGASQRRQLVQSLALGGGVGGFERLRASLLDPVV from the coding sequence ATGAGCGAAGCCGCCGCCCCGCCTGCGTCCCTCCGGAGCCCTGCCGAGGCCCGGCTCCCCCGCAGGGGCTTGGAGCGCCTCGACCTGCTGCTGCTCGCGGTGGAGGCCCTCGACCTCAACGGCGGCGAGGCGATGGTGTGGATGAGTGAGCAGATGGGCTTCACCGGCCTGTTCCCCAACCGGGTGGAGCTCTGGAAACGCCGCTGCTACAACCCGCTGCGCCGCACCACCCGCCGCGGCGAGCTCGACCCGGCCGAGACCGACGCTCTCATCCGCATCCTCTGTGCCCTGGCGGATCGGCTCTACCCGCTGCTGCGGGCCCTGCTCTCCAGCAGCGATCCGCCGGAGGTGGTGGCCAAGCGCTGGGAGCTGTTCCAGGGCCGCCTGGCCGCCCTGCTGCGGGAGCGGATGAATCCCCGCCGGGTGGGGGTGCAGCGCCTGCTGGATCCCGAGCTCGGCGCCAGCCAGCGCCGCCAGCTGGTGCAGAGCCTGGCCCTCGGTGGCGGCGTGGGAGGCTTCGAGCGCCTGCGCGCCAGCCTGCTCGATCCGGTGGTGTGA
- the ppk2 gene encoding polyphosphate kinase 2 — protein sequence MKKKKKKKKSQRPAEEQAPLQPHFGPFSDRYYPSGLLDDLRNGDPAPLPPQTAGLGKLDRKLYEKELTRLQVELVKMQYWVKATGFRLIVLFEGRDAAGKGGTIKRITEPLNPRGCRVVALGTPSDQQKSQWYFQRYVEHFPSAGEIVIFDRSWYNRAGVERVMGFCSPEQVEEFLTSCPEFERMLVRSGIVLLKYWFSVSDEEQEARFQARIDDPTRRWKLSPMDLEARERWADFSMAKDEMFAHTNIPEAPWFTVEADDKRRARLNCMAHLLSKVPYTDMTPPALKLPPRPKHEPVERPPRWEQFFVPNRYA from the coding sequence ATGAAGAAGAAAAAGAAGAAGAAGAAGTCGCAGCGCCCAGCCGAGGAGCAGGCGCCGCTACAGCCCCACTTCGGGCCCTTCTCCGATCGGTACTACCCCTCGGGTCTGCTGGATGATCTCCGCAACGGGGATCCGGCTCCGCTGCCCCCCCAGACGGCCGGCCTGGGCAAGCTCGACCGCAAGCTCTACGAGAAGGAGCTCACCCGGCTGCAGGTGGAGCTGGTGAAGATGCAGTACTGGGTCAAGGCCACCGGCTTTCGCCTGATCGTGCTGTTCGAGGGACGGGATGCCGCCGGCAAAGGGGGCACCATCAAGCGCATCACCGAGCCGCTCAATCCCCGCGGCTGCCGGGTGGTGGCGCTGGGAACCCCGAGTGATCAGCAGAAGAGCCAGTGGTACTTCCAGCGCTATGTGGAGCACTTCCCGAGTGCGGGGGAGATCGTGATCTTTGATCGCAGCTGGTACAACCGCGCCGGCGTGGAGCGGGTGATGGGGTTCTGCAGCCCGGAGCAGGTGGAGGAGTTCCTCACCAGCTGCCCGGAATTCGAACGGATGCTGGTGCGTTCCGGCATCGTGCTGCTGAAGTACTGGTTCTCGGTGAGCGACGAAGAACAGGAGGCCCGCTTCCAGGCCCGCATCGATGATCCCACCCGCCGTTGGAAACTCAGCCCGATGGATCTGGAGGCGCGTGAACGCTGGGCCGACTTCTCGATGGCGAAGGACGAGATGTTTGCCCACACCAACATTCCCGAGGCTCCCTGGTTCACGGTGGAGGCTGATGACAAGCGCCGTGCCCGCCTCAACTGCATGGCCCACCTGCTCAGCAAGGTGCCCTACACCGACATGACCCCGCCGGCGCTCAAACTGCCGCCGCGGCCCAAGCACGAGCCGGTGGAGCGTCCTCCCCGCTGGGAGCAGTTCTTCGTGCCGAACCGCTATGCGTAG
- a CDS encoding HAMP domain-containing sensor histidine kinase, giving the protein MAESGRSHRPPGSLGVGRWWRRAGSSGSGPSARQLLSWMDSSPVGWVLLDGDGRIRHISPLAERILCRGLGQKEANRRLEGSPLNALCDDPGLIGSIALARRQGRNQRLEWRFGGADFNLAVVPGLDGWIAVQLQSRRSLEAQLEQQERWVSDVAHELKTPLTALLLVGDSLAAQVNDRNARLVERLQRELRRLQDLVVNLLELSRLENTLPGQGLRVDGVDLAQLVEQVWLGLRPLAEQRGIDLVLASREDSGPNPKIRGDGARLHRAVLNLLDNALRFSPEGGGLEVRLTSRGGWCQLSVRDHGPGLSEDDLAHMFERFYRGDSARTRHGRSGSGLGLAIVQQIAVSHGGRVQASNHPGGGALLELILPHEPSTLPPRQGER; this is encoded by the coding sequence TTGGCTGAGTCCGGCCGCAGCCACCGCCCGCCCGGCTCCCTGGGGGTGGGCCGCTGGTGGAGGCGTGCCGGCAGCAGCGGCAGCGGCCCCAGCGCGCGCCAGCTGCTCAGCTGGATGGACAGCTCCCCGGTGGGCTGGGTGCTGCTGGACGGGGACGGGCGGATCCGCCACATCAGCCCCCTGGCCGAGCGCATCCTCTGCCGCGGGCTGGGGCAGAAGGAGGCGAACCGGCGGCTGGAGGGCAGCCCTCTGAACGCCCTGTGTGACGATCCCGGCCTGATCGGCTCGATCGCCCTGGCGCGGCGCCAGGGCCGGAACCAACGGCTCGAATGGCGCTTCGGCGGCGCAGACTTCAACCTGGCGGTGGTGCCGGGCCTGGATGGCTGGATCGCGGTGCAGCTGCAGAGCCGTCGCTCGCTGGAGGCCCAGCTGGAGCAGCAGGAGCGCTGGGTGAGCGATGTGGCCCATGAACTCAAGACACCGCTCACGGCCCTGCTGCTGGTGGGCGACAGCCTGGCCGCCCAGGTGAACGACCGCAACGCCCGGCTGGTGGAACGGCTGCAGCGGGAGCTGCGGCGGCTGCAGGATCTGGTGGTGAACCTGCTGGAGCTCTCGCGGCTGGAGAACACCCTGCCGGGCCAGGGTCTGCGGGTGGATGGGGTGGACCTGGCCCAGTTGGTGGAGCAGGTGTGGCTGGGTCTCCGGCCCCTGGCGGAACAGCGGGGCATCGATCTGGTGCTGGCCAGCCGCGAGGACTCCGGCCCGAACCCGAAGATCCGGGGCGACGGGGCGCGCCTGCACAGGGCCGTGCTGAACCTGCTGGACAATGCCCTGCGCTTCAGTCCGGAAGGGGGGGGGCTGGAGGTGAGGCTCACCAGCCGCGGCGGCTGGTGCCAGCTCAGCGTGCGCGATCACGGCCCCGGCCTCAGTGAGGACGACCTGGCCCACATGTTCGAGCGGTTCTACCGGGGCGACAGCGCCCGGACACGCCATGGCCGCAGCGGCAGCGGCCTGGGGCTGGCGATCGTGCAGCAGATCGCCGTGAGCCACGGCGGCAGGGTGCAGGCCAGCAACCACCCGGGAGGGGGCGCCTTGCTGGAACTGATCCTGCCGCACGAACCGAGCACCCTGCCCCCCCGCCAGGGAGAGCGCTGA
- a CDS encoding phycobilisome rod-core linker polypeptide, protein MALVKAPILGIERFAGARNKENWAHASDDDRATIIRAVYQQVLGNQYIMRSERLEGLESLFRNGDLSVRELVRLVAKSGLYKEKFFENCNPYRFIELNFKHLLGRAPNNSHEMLEHFTILQEQGYDAEIDSYVDSDEYQQRFGQDVVPYIHGWDYSPGQQGRQFSWVFQLARGAAASVKGDSAGVQSRLNRVVHRNRPVAVNPPSSGPAYFRSSVGSGAYSSEAGDAPAAVFNTERTDRINGLPVMAGARGSDSSSGRLVTLLVTGVANNAYSRTAETVIRVPYTRMNEALQRVNRLGGRVVEVSVR, encoded by the coding sequence ATGGCTTTGGTCAAGGCCCCCATTCTGGGGATTGAACGTTTCGCAGGTGCCCGAAACAAGGAAAACTGGGCCCACGCCAGTGACGATGACCGCGCCACCATCATTCGCGCCGTGTACCAGCAGGTGCTGGGCAACCAGTACATCATGAGGAGCGAGCGGCTGGAGGGGCTGGAATCCCTGTTCCGCAATGGCGATCTGAGTGTGCGTGAACTCGTGCGGCTGGTGGCCAAGAGCGGACTCTACAAAGAGAAGTTCTTTGAAAACTGCAATCCCTACCGCTTCATCGAGCTGAACTTCAAGCATCTGCTGGGCCGTGCTCCGAACAACAGTCACGAGATGCTCGAGCATTTCACGATCCTGCAGGAGCAGGGTTACGACGCCGAGATCGATTCGTACGTCGACAGTGACGAATACCAGCAACGTTTCGGCCAGGATGTTGTTCCCTACATCCATGGCTGGGATTATTCCCCCGGTCAGCAGGGCCGGCAGTTCTCCTGGGTGTTCCAGCTGGCCCGGGGTGCCGCGGCCTCGGTGAAGGGCGATTCCGCCGGCGTGCAGTCGCGGCTCAACCGCGTGGTGCACCGCAACCGGCCCGTGGCGGTGAATCCCCCCAGCTCCGGCCCCGCCTACTTCCGTTCCTCGGTGGGCTCCGGTGCCTACAGCAGCGAGGCTGGCGATGCGCCGGCGGCGGTGTTCAACACCGAGCGCACCGACCGCATCAACGGCCTGCCCGTGATGGCCGGCGCCCGGGGCTCCGACAGCAGCAGTGGCCGCCTGGTCACCCTGCTGGTGACCGGTGTGGCCAACAACGCCTATTCCCGCACCGCTGAAACGGTGATCCGGGTGCCCTACACCCGCATGAACGAGGCGTTGCAGCGGGTGAACCGCCTGGGTGGCCGGGTCGTGGAGGTGAGCGTGCGCTGA
- a CDS encoding DUF4335 domain-containing protein, translated as MKQTLRYEQLSCRLQVDGLPDVSAGQSGEALGIITGWSLQWLGRPELEGRKEHLLALMQVVLPYARHLLSGVERRFGQEDSPVEIGPRPGGGHRLLLRSSQPDTPPLEVALDDAELADLVRVLDQLRLDARLQLPLDLPPIRPLRPREMQERVPRRQRLAAPLGGALVLALAAGLGLLLPEPRPLPAPSSPPTSPPTSPPAAQERP; from the coding sequence ATGAAGCAGACGCTGCGCTACGAGCAACTGAGCTGCCGCCTCCAGGTCGACGGCCTGCCCGACGTCTCGGCGGGTCAGTCGGGCGAGGCGCTCGGCATCATCACCGGCTGGAGCCTGCAGTGGCTGGGCCGGCCGGAGCTGGAGGGCCGCAAGGAGCATCTGCTGGCCCTGATGCAGGTGGTGCTCCCCTACGCCCGCCACCTGCTGAGCGGCGTGGAGCGCCGCTTCGGCCAGGAGGATTCCCCGGTGGAGATCGGCCCCCGTCCCGGTGGGGGCCATCGCCTGCTGCTGCGCAGCAGCCAGCCCGACACCCCCCCGCTGGAGGTGGCCCTCGACGATGCTGAGCTGGCCGATCTGGTGCGTGTGCTGGATCAGCTGCGGCTGGACGCCCGCCTTCAGCTGCCGCTGGATCTGCCCCCGATCAGGCCGCTGCGGCCGCGGGAGATGCAGGAGCGGGTGCCGCGGCGGCAGCGGCTGGCGGCGCCGCTGGGCGGTGCCCTCGTGCTGGCCCTGGCGGCCGGCCTCGGCCTGCTGCTGCCGGAACCCCGCCCCCTGCCGGCACCCTCCAGCCCGCCCACCAGCCCGCCCACCAGCCCGCCGGCGGCCCAGGAGCGGCCCTGA